A window from Anomalospiza imberbis isolate Cuckoo-Finch-1a 21T00152 unplaced genomic scaffold, ASM3175350v1 scaffold_836, whole genome shotgun sequence encodes these proteins:
- the LOC137467877 gene encoding myoferlin-like codes for MAQDLLCYLRNKWAEDEDEEDEEEEEEERDWWSKFYASMEDKDPKSPRGTNRDRLKIYGCELEAVPEFEGLQDFCQTFPLCKPGRAPVPGRHPEPVGCFKGLFRIYPVPEAAGAAPAPRCFQRLPPRQPQPCLVRVYVVRAFELSPRDVTGLSDPYVLVALGKKTLGQRDQYVPNTLEPVFGRMFELTATIPLEKDLRVTIMDHDKVPPDQEIGSTTIDLENRLLSHFRAHCGLPTLYHAAGPACWRDQLCPSRALELLAGTRGLPGPRFSRGGTALSLSGQRFELRHFERGQPPLRHAGAPRERLALHVLNLCELVPEHLETRGLQSRARPGLEQGKVQMWVDIFPISLGPPGPPVNIDPRKAEGYELRCVVWNVRDTDLGDINLLGQRMSDIYVSGWLDGLPEQRQHTDIHYRSLDGSGAFNWRFVFPFEFLAAEKLCAIRRKEHVWSLDETLLKVPPKLILQVWDNDKFKADDLLGILELELTRLPRPARSARLCQASPRDLPWLSRVRLSLSRLSLSRLSPSRLSRRRRSPLDLFRRRRARGWWPCTTQDEGGQRLSGKLELSLELLTAREAEERPAGKGREEPNKHPTLPEPR; via the exons ATGGCTCAG GACCTGCTCTGCTACCTCAGGAACAAGTGGGCTGAGGACGAG GATGAGGaagacgaggaggaggaggaggaggagagggactGGTGGAGCAAATTCTACGCATCCATGGAGGACAAGGACCCCAAATCTCCGAGGGGAACCAACAGGGACAGACTGAAG ATCTACGGCTGCGAGCTGGAGGCGGTGCCCGAGTTCGAGGGGCTGCAGGATTTCTGCCAGACCTTCCCCCTCTGCAAACCGGGCCGTGCCCCCGTGCCCGGGCGGCACCCCGAGCCCGTGGGCTGCTTCAAG GGGCTTTTCCGCATCTACCCCGTGCCCGAGGCGGCCGGAGCGGCCCCCGCGCCGCGCTGCTTCCAGCGGCTGCCGCCCCGCCAGCCGCAGCCGTGCCTGGTGCGCGTCTACGTCGTGCGAGCCTTCGAGCTGTCCCCCCGCGATGTCACCGGGCTG AGCGATCCCTACGTGCTGGTGGCGCTGGGCAAGAAGACGCTGGGACAGCGGGACCAGTACGTGCCCAACACCCTGGAGCCCGTCTTCGGCAG gatgTTCGAGCTGACGGCCACCATCCCCCTGGAGAAGGACCTGCGGGTGACAATCATGGACCACGACAAGGTGCCACCGGACCAGGAGATCGGCAGCACCACCATCGACCTGGAGAACCGGCTGCTGTCCCACTTCCGTGCCCACTGCGGGCTGCCCACCCTGTACCACGC cgcGGGCCCCGCGTGCTGGCGGGaccagctgtgccccagccgggccctggagctgctggcggGCACCCGGGGGCTGCCCGGGCCGCGCTTCAGCCGCGGGGGCACCGCGCTGAGCCTGAGCGGGCAGCGCTTCGAGCTGCGCCACTTCG AGCGGGGCCAGCCCCCGCTGCGACACGCCGGGGCCCCCCGGGAGCGCCTGGCCCTGCACGTGCTGAACCTGTGCGAGCTCGTCCCGGAGCACCTGGAGACCCGCGGGCTGCAGAGCCGCGCCCGGCCCGGGCTGGAGCAG ggcaaGGTGCAGATGTGGGTGGACATTTTCCCCATCAGCCTCGgtccccccgggccccccgtGAACATCGACCCCCGCAAGGCCGAGGG GTACGAGCTGCGCTGCGTGGTGTGGAACGTGCGGGACACGGACCTTGGCGACATCAACCTGCTGGGCCAGCGCATGAGTGACATCTACGTGTCCGG gtggCTGGACGGGCTCCCCGAGCAGCGGCAGCACACCGACATCCACTATCGCTCCCTGGACGGCAGCGGCGCCTTCAACTGGCGCTTCGTGTTCCCCTTCGAGTTCCTGGCGGCAGAGAAGCTCTGCGCCATCCGCCGCAAG GAGCACGTGTGGAGTTTGGACGAGACGCTGCTGAAGGTGCCGCCCAAACTCATCCTGCAGGTGTGGGACAATGACAAGTTCAAGGCGGACGATCTGCTGG GgatcctggagctggagctgacgCGGCTGCCCCGCCCGGCCCGCAGTGCCCGCCTGTGCCAGGCCTCGCCGCGGGACCTGCCCTGGCTCTCCCGGGTccggctgtccctgtcccggctCTCCctgtcccggctgtccccgTCCCGGCTCTCCCGGCGCCGGCGCTCGCCCCTGGACCTGTTCCGCAGGAGGAGGGCGCGGGGCTGGTGGCCCTGCACCACGCAGGACGAGGGCGGCCAGCGGCTCTCG GGGAAgctggagctcagcctggagctgctgacgGCGCGGGAGGCCGAGGAGCGGCCGGCGGGGAAGGGTCGGGAGGAGCCCAACAAGCACCCGACCCTGCccgagcccaggtga
- the LOC137467879 gene encoding VIP36-like protein, with protein sequence MAAAGRWRAGLALLAVVLGLGGTAAEQTEEHLKREHSLSKPYQGVGSASSGLWDLLGNAMVMTQFIRLTPDVQSKQGAVWNRVPCYLRDWEMQVHFKIHGQGKKNLNGDGFAIWYTKDRMQPGPVFGSKDNFLGLGVFVDTYPNEEKQQEAQKRRYSPGNQRVFPYISAMVNNGSLTYDHDRDGRPTELGGCTAMVRNLNHDTFLVIRYVKRRLTVLIDIDGKHEWRDCIDVPGVRLPRGYYFGTSSVTGDLSDNHDIISLKLYQLTVERTPEEEKRDREVFLPVVDNLRLPGMEAPLEPPG encoded by the exons atggcggcggcgggcCGGTGGCGGGCcgggctggccctgctggccgTGGTGCTGGGGCTCGGCGGGACGGCGGCCGAGCAGACCGAGGAGCACCTCAAACGCGAGCACTCGCTGTCCAAACCGTACCAGG GTGTGGGCTCGGCCAGCTCGGGGCTGTGGGACCTGCTGGGCAACGCCATGGTCATGACCCAGTTCATCCGCCTCACCCCCGACGTGCAGAGCAAGCAGGGAGCCGTGTGGAACCGGGTG cCCTGTTACCTGCGGGATTGGGAGATGCAGGTGCACTTCAAGATCCACGGGCAAGGCAAGAAGAACCTCAACGGAGACGGTTTCGCCATCTGGTACACCAAGGACAGGATGCAGCCGG gaCCTGTTTTTGGGAGCAAGGACAACTTCCTGGGGCTGGGAGTGTTCGTGGACACGTATCCCAAcgaggagaagcagcaggag GCTCAGAAGAGGAGGTACAGCCCTGGAAACCAG CGCGTGTTCCCCTACATCTCGGCCATGGTGAACAACGGCTCGCTGACCTACGACCACGACCGCGACGGGCGCCCCACCGAGCTGGGCGGCTGCACCGCCATGGTGCGCAACCTCAACCACGACACCTTCCTGGTCATCCGCTACGTCAAGAGGAGGCTCACG GTGCTGATCGACATCGACGGCAAGCACGAGTGGCGGGATTGCATCGACGTGCCCGGCGTGCGGTTGCCCCGTGGCTACTACTTCGGGACGTCCTCGGTCACCGGGGACCTGTCAG ACAACCACGACATCATCTCGCTGAAGCTGTACCAGCTGACGGTGGAGCGGACGCCGGAGGAGGAAAAACGGGATCGGGAAGTTTTCCTGCCCGTGGTGGACAACCTGAGGCTGCCGGGAa TGGAGGCGCCGCTGGAGCCacctgggtga
- the CNNM4 gene encoding metal transporter CNNM4 codes for MAAGGGGGGTAGGCGGAPLSPGPFLPPLLLLPLLLALPGAAVPAADTVVLGLRLEESTKPAAAAAAAAAGAAAGPAERGPIRLTEGSEALLRLYGLGLGPGAAERVAFAELRPGGNASSGNATCQERSQDLVVRPGPAEPRDTSALLRVRVQPLRKDERAKTYVLCSQRRPGQPWLPHQGPDGHVLVLEEKKSLLPLWLQVILIAGLLVLSGMFSGLNLGLMALDPMELRIVQNCGTDKEKRYARRIEPIRRKGNYLLCSLLLGNVLVNTTLTILLDDLIGSGIGAVVASTIGIVIFGEIVPQALCSRHGLAVGANTIVVTKFFMLVTFPLSYPISKLLDCVLGQEIGTVYNREKLVEMLKVTEPYNDLVREELNMIQGALELRTKTVEDVMTPLQNCFMINSDAILDFNTMSEIMESGYTRIPVYEDERSNIMDILYVKDLAFVDPDDCTPLKTITKFYNHPVHVVFHDTKLDAMLEEFKKGKSHLAIVQKVNNEGEGDPFYEVLGLVTLEDVIEEIIKSEILDESDTYIDNRSRKRVCNQKNRRDFSAFKDPDNELKVKVSPQLLLAAHRFLSTEVTLFTPNFISEKILLRLLKYSDVIQELKFDEENKKSPRHFLYCKNKAADYFILILQGKVEVEAGKECMKFEAGAFSYYGVMALSPPPGSEIRSPSHMSGLNRSASLSYHERSDSGSSPVSGSNNQLNAGSAQYVADFSVRALTDLQFVKITRQEYQNGLLASRMDSCPQSPDSAAPKADAAIPEKPEPPAPADETTSLLNERNCLSRRSNHSGLENSI; via the exons atggcggcgggcggcggcggcggcggcaccgccGGCGGCTGCGGGGGGGCGCCGCTCTCGCCGGGCCCGTtcctgccgccgctgctgctgctgccgctgctgctggcGCTGCCCGGCGCCGCCGTGCCCGCGGCCGACACCGTCGTGCTGGGGCTGCGCCTGGAGGAGAGCACCAaaccggcggcggcggcggcggcggcggcggcgggggcggcggcggggccggccgaGCGCGGGCCTATCCGCCTCACGGAAGGCAGCGAGGCCTTGCTGCGCCTCtacgggctggggctgggccccggcgccgccgagcGCGTGGCCTTCGCCGAGCTGCGGCCGGGCGGCAACGCCTCGAGCGGCAACGCCACGTGCCAGGAGCGCTCGCAGGACCTGGTGgtgcggcccggccccgccgagccccgcgACACCTCGGCCCTGCTCCGGGTGCGGGTGCAGCCGCTGCGCAAGGACGAGAGGGCCAAGACCTACGTGCTGTGCTCGCAGCGCCGGCCgggccagccctggctgccgcACCAAGGGCCCGACGGGCacgtgctggtgctggaggagaAGAAGTCGCTGCTGCCGCTGTGGCTGCAGGTGATTCTGATCGCGGGCTTGCTGGTGCTGTCGGGGATGTTCAGCGGGCTCAATTTGGGCTTGATGGCCCTGGACCCCATGGAGCTGAGGATCGTGCAGAACTGCGGCACCGACAAGGAGAAGCGTTACGCCCGCCGGATCGAGCCCATCCGCAGGAAAGGGAATTACCTGCTCTGCTCGCTGCTGCTGGGCAACGTGCTGGTCAACACCACGCTGACCATCCTGCTGGACGACCTCATCGGCTCCGGCATCGGCGCCGTGGTGGCCTCCACCATCGGCATCGTCATCTTCGGCGAGATCGTGCCGCAGGCGCTGTGCTCGCGGCACGGGCTGGCCGTGGGCGCCAACACCATCGTGGTCACCAAGTTCTTCATGCTGGTGACCTTCCCGCTGTCCTACCCCATCAGCAAGCTCCTGGACTGCGTCCTGGGCCAGGAGATCGGCACCGTCTACAACCGGGAGAAGCTGGTGGAGATGCTGAAGGTGACGGAGCCCTACAACGACCTGGTGAGGGAGGAGCTCAACATGATCCAGGGAGCGCTGGAGCTGCGCACCAAGACGGTGGAGGACGTGATGACGCCGCTGCAGAACTGCTTCATGATCAACAGCGACGCCATCCTGGACTTCAACACCATGTCGGAGATCATGGAGAGCGGCTACACGCGCATCCCGGTCTACGAGGACGAGAGGTCCAACATCATGGACATCCTCTACGTCAAGGACCTGGCCTTCGTGGACCCCGACGACTGCACGCCCCTCAAGACCATCACCAAGTTCTACAACCACCCCGTGCACGTGGTGTTCCACGACACCAAGCTGGACGCCATGCTGGAGGAGTTCAAAAAGG GGAAGTCCCACCTGGCCATCGTGCAGAAGGTGAACAACGAGGGCGAGGGCGACCCCTTCTAcgaggtgctggggctggtgaCGCTCGAGGACGTCATCGAGGAGATCATCAAGTCGGAGATCCTGGACGAGTCCGACACCTACA TTGACAACCGCAGCAGGAAGAGGGTGTGCAACCAGAAGAACCGACGGGACTTCTCGGCCTTCAAGGACCCCGACAACGAGCTGAAGGTCAAGGTGTCACCTCAACTCCTGCTGGCCGCCCACCGCTTCCTGTCCACCG AGGTGACCCTCTTCACCCCCAACTTCATCTCGGAGAAGATCCTGCTGCGGCTCCTCAAGTACTCGGACGTCATCCAGGAGCTGAAGTTCGACGAGGAGAACAAGAAGTCCCCGCGGCACTTCCTGTACTGCAAGAACAAAGCGGCCGACTACTTCATCCTCATCCTGCAG GGCAAGGTGGAGGTGGAGGCGGGCAAGGAGTGCATGAAGTTCGAGGCGGGAGCCTTTTCCTACTACGGGGTGATGGCCCTGAGTCCTCCTCCTGGATCTG AAATCCGTTCCCCGTCCCACATGAGCGGCCTGAACCGCTCGGCCTCGCTGAGCTACCACGAGCGCTCGGACTCGGGCTCGTCGCCGGTCAGCGGCAGCAACAACCAGCTCAACGCCGGCAGCGCCCAGTACGTGGCCGACTTCAGTGTCCGCGCCCTCACTGACCTCCAGTTCGTCAAG ATCACGCGGCAGGAGTACCAGAACGGGCTGCTGGCCTCGCGCATGGACAGCTGCCCCCAGTCCCCCGACAGCGCCGCCCCCAAAGCCGACGCCGCCATCCCGGAGAAGCCGGAGCCGCCGGCGCCGGCCGACGAGACCACGAGTTTGCTCAACGAGAGGAACTGCCTGAGCCGCCGGAGCAACCACAGTGGCCTGGAGAACTCCATCTGA